In Polynucleobacter sp. MWH-S4W17, a genomic segment contains:
- a CDS encoding phage holin family protein, whose product MSNLTLFLVQWGLTSLSLWVASYIFSGLRFADGGSLLIAALLLGFANAIVKPLLILFTLPLTVVTMGLFLLVINALVLMLVSAVVSGFTISSFWTAFFASIFISLFSLFVSGLVF is encoded by the coding sequence ATGAGCAACTTAACTCTATTTCTAGTCCAGTGGGGCTTAACTTCTTTATCCCTTTGGGTTGCCAGTTATATTTTTAGTGGCTTGCGCTTTGCAGATGGCGGCTCATTATTAATTGCCGCCCTCCTCTTAGGATTTGCCAATGCGATCGTTAAGCCTTTGCTCATTCTTTTCACGCTACCGTTAACGGTAGTAACTATGGGCCTCTTCTTGCTCGTGATTAATGCTTTGGTGTTGATGCTGGTTTCTGCAGTAGTAAGTGGTTTTACGATCTCTAGCTTCTGGACCGCTTTTTTTGCCAGCATCTTTATTTCTTTATTCAGTCTCTTTGTTAGCGGCTTAGTTTTTTAA
- a CDS encoding putative toxin-antitoxin system toxin component, PIN family, with translation MKAVVFDTNVLLDLFVFNDFRALHLKQALIEGKINALATPNTLEEFADVIARPLFSLDEVQQEQIRQKWHGLAGMMDDKNLAKAPWLCQDPDDQVFLDLAYTAKPCFLISKDNAVLRFANQAAKEQVFITADYNVAIL, from the coding sequence ATGAAGGCAGTAGTTTTCGATACCAATGTCCTGCTAGATCTTTTTGTCTTTAATGACTTTAGAGCGCTTCATTTAAAGCAAGCGCTGATCGAAGGCAAAATAAATGCGCTCGCAACTCCAAACACTTTAGAAGAATTTGCTGATGTGATTGCTCGCCCCCTGTTTTCGCTCGATGAAGTACAACAAGAGCAAATTCGCCAGAAATGGCATGGTTTAGCAGGCATGATGGATGATAAAAACTTAGCCAAAGCACCCTGGCTATGCCAAGACCCGGATGACCAAGTCTTTTTAGACCTGGCTTACACCGCAAAGCCCTGCTTCTTAATCAGCAAAGACAATGCAGTGCTGCGATTTGCGAATCAGGCTGCAAAAGAACAAGTATTCATTACCGCAGATTACAACGTAGCGATCTTATAG
- a CDS encoding SlyX family protein: protein MSEERITNLEIKLSFTEDLIEKLNETVYKQQQQIEFLYRELKAIKEQASGSGGGGGGPQDEIPPHY from the coding sequence ATGTCTGAAGAACGCATCACTAATCTAGAAATCAAATTAAGCTTCACAGAAGACTTAATTGAAAAGCTCAATGAGACCGTCTACAAGCAACAGCAGCAAATCGAATTTCTGTATCGCGAATTAAAGGCAATTAAAGAACAAGCCAGCGGTAGCGGAGGCGGAGGCGGAGGCCCTCAAGATGAAATCCCCCCGCACTATTAA
- a CDS encoding LLM class flavin-dependent oxidoreductase, which yields MANSIPYSILDISPIPQGFTAADALRNSLDVARHAEKWGYTRYWVAEHHNMTGNASSATAVLIGYIAAGTSHIRVGSGGVMLPNHAPLVIAEQFGTLEALYPGRIELGLGRAPGTDQMTARALRRDLLGSDDRFPQDVRELQHYFGPLQEGQSVKAIPGVDSNVPIWILGSSLYGAQLAAHFGLPYAFASHFAPEQLLEAMKIYRELFKPSAQQDKPYSAFVMNVVAADTDEEAQYLFTTLQQNVVRMRRNTRGQLPPPIADMNEFCAPHEQAAADHTLQVSVVGSLETVKRGMRRWLDLTGANEIIMTGQIFDHQARLRSFEIAAQAAQSL from the coding sequence ATGGCAAATTCCATCCCATACTCCATTCTAGATATATCTCCGATTCCCCAGGGTTTTACTGCTGCCGATGCACTGCGCAACTCCTTGGATGTGGCAAGGCATGCTGAAAAATGGGGCTATACCCGCTATTGGGTGGCAGAACATCACAATATGACGGGCAATGCGAGCTCTGCAACTGCAGTCTTGATTGGCTACATCGCTGCTGGCACCTCCCATATCCGGGTGGGCTCAGGTGGCGTTATGTTGCCAAATCATGCTCCCTTAGTGATTGCTGAGCAATTTGGCACCCTAGAAGCTTTATACCCGGGAAGAATTGAGCTTGGCTTGGGTCGTGCACCCGGCACCGACCAAATGACTGCCAGGGCATTGCGTAGGGATTTATTGGGTAGTGATGATCGTTTTCCACAGGATGTCCGTGAGTTACAGCATTATTTTGGCCCGCTACAAGAAGGACAATCTGTAAAAGCAATACCGGGAGTGGATAGCAATGTTCCCATCTGGATTTTGGGTTCTAGTTTGTATGGGGCTCAATTAGCCGCTCACTTTGGCTTACCTTATGCCTTCGCCTCTCACTTTGCGCCAGAGCAACTTTTAGAGGCAATGAAGATTTATCGTGAGCTCTTTAAGCCATCGGCACAACAAGATAAACCCTATTCAGCATTTGTGATGAATGTAGTTGCAGCAGATACCGATGAAGAAGCTCAATATCTGTTTACTACTTTGCAACAAAATGTTGTCAGAATGCGGCGCAATACTCGCGGGCAATTACCACCCCCAATTGCTGACATGAATGAATTTTGTGCGCCTCATGAGCAAGCGGCGGCAGATCATACCTTGCAGGTTTCAGTGGTTGGTTCGCTAGAGACGGTAAAGCGGGGGATGCGTCGTTGGTTGGATCTGACTGGCGCAAACGAAATCATCATGACTGGGCAAATTTTCGATCATCAAGCTCGTCTCAGATCATTTGAGATCGCCGCACAGGCCGCGCAAAGCCTATAA